The following are from one region of the Bradyrhizobium septentrionale genome:
- a CDS encoding DUF6496 domain-containing protein, with translation MARKYSRKASGDVERVMKKRKAGTLRSGRSKKKVTSRKQAIAIGLSEARAKGRKVPKKTAKKRKTAKKAAKKRKSSNKR, from the coding sequence ATGGCAAGGAAATACTCGCGGAAGGCATCTGGTGATGTCGAGCGTGTGATGAAGAAACGCAAGGCCGGGACGCTGCGCAGCGGCCGCTCGAAGAAGAAGGTGACGAGCCGCAAGCAGGCCATCGCGATCGGACTATCCGAGGCCCGCGCCAAGGGGCGGAAGGTGCCGAAGAAGACGGCGAAGAAGCGCAAGACGGCAAAGAAGGCCGCGAAGAAGCGCAAGAGTTCGAATAAGCGGTAA
- a CDS encoding sensor histidine kinase → MANQRDPEKRPSPDALLEAARREADRSGRLKIFIGAAPGVGKTYEMLQSAHARLKAGVDVVVGVVETHGRVETEALLKGLEVLPRKRLAYRDQTLEEMDLDALIARRPQLALVDELAHTNAPGSRHPKRYLDVEELLSHGIDVYTAINIQHIESLNDVVAQITHVRVRETVPDSVVDRADAIELIDLTPDDLIQRLKEGKVYVPKQAERALEHYFSPGNLTALRELALRRTAERVDEQLLTHMQANAIQGPWAAGERILVCLSEDPRAAGLVRYTKRLADRLHAQWTAVSIETRRSLQLSDEQRDRLADTMRLAESLGGEALTLPGVGRRIADDVINFAQANNVTQIIIGKSTRSRWFELTHGSVVHDLVRRAGNISVNVIAGDELPVGKAAVQTAQRQEPFNPRPYLMSLLLVAIGLGAAKLIQPFFGIENVDLVFLTAVVGAAARYGLWPSLLASVAASLCYNFFFLPPVYTFTITDPTNVAAFFFFMLIALIVSNVAARVRIQADTAIGRVRTTESLYAFSRKLAGTATLDDVLWATAYQIALMLKVRVVLLLPEDGMLTVKTGYPPEDQLDQADLAAANWAWGNDRPAGRGSDTLPGGKRLFLPMRTGRGPIGVIGIDDDRTGPLLTPDQRRLLDALVDQGALAIERVLLVEDMDRVKRTVESDRLRGALLTSISHDLKTPLASVLGSASALRDLGASLSDAQKHDLLATVIDESERLNRFIANLLDMTKLESGAIVPNTARHDVGEIVGSALRRAGKILVHHRVSLELAADLPMLELDAVLFEQVLFNLLDNAAKYAPSDTTISIRGGRDRDAVTLQILDEGNGIPATELESVFDKFYRAEKGDHVRPGTGLGLAISRGFVEAMRGTIAAANRSDRTGAVITIRLPVTADTTALDTAA, encoded by the coding sequence ATGGCCAATCAGCGCGACCCTGAAAAACGACCCTCGCCGGATGCGCTGCTGGAGGCGGCGCGCCGCGAGGCCGATCGTTCGGGACGGCTGAAGATCTTCATCGGCGCAGCCCCCGGCGTCGGCAAGACCTACGAGATGCTGCAAAGCGCCCACGCCCGCCTCAAGGCGGGCGTCGACGTCGTGGTCGGTGTGGTCGAAACCCACGGACGGGTGGAGACCGAGGCGCTGCTGAAGGGCCTCGAAGTGCTGCCGCGGAAACGGCTGGCCTATCGCGACCAGACGCTCGAGGAGATGGACCTCGACGCCTTGATCGCGCGGCGGCCGCAGCTCGCGCTGGTCGACGAGCTCGCCCACACCAATGCGCCGGGCAGCCGGCATCCCAAGCGCTATCTCGACGTCGAGGAGCTGCTGTCGCACGGCATCGACGTCTACACCGCGATCAACATCCAGCACATCGAGAGCCTCAACGACGTCGTCGCGCAGATCACCCATGTGCGGGTGCGCGAGACCGTGCCGGACTCGGTGGTCGATCGCGCCGACGCCATCGAGCTGATCGACCTCACGCCGGACGATTTGATCCAGCGGCTGAAGGAGGGCAAGGTCTATGTGCCCAAGCAGGCCGAGCGGGCGCTGGAGCATTATTTCTCGCCCGGAAATCTGACCGCGCTGCGCGAGCTGGCGCTGCGCCGCACCGCCGAGCGGGTCGACGAGCAGCTGCTCACCCACATGCAGGCCAATGCCATCCAGGGTCCCTGGGCGGCCGGCGAGCGCATCCTTGTCTGCCTCAGCGAGGACCCGCGCGCGGCCGGCCTCGTGCGCTACACCAAACGCCTGGCCGACCGGCTGCATGCGCAGTGGACCGCCGTCAGCATCGAGACGCGGCGCAGTCTGCAACTGAGCGACGAGCAGCGCGACCGGCTTGCCGACACCATGCGGCTTGCCGAATCGCTCGGCGGCGAGGCGCTGACGCTTCCCGGCGTCGGCCGCCGCATCGCCGACGACGTCATCAATTTTGCCCAGGCCAACAACGTCACCCAGATCATCATCGGCAAGTCGACGCGTTCGCGCTGGTTCGAGCTGACCCACGGCTCGGTGGTGCACGATCTGGTGCGCCGCGCCGGCAATATCAGCGTCAACGTGATCGCCGGCGACGAGCTGCCGGTCGGCAAGGCGGCGGTGCAGACCGCGCAGCGGCAGGAGCCGTTCAATCCGCGGCCCTATCTGATGTCGCTGCTGCTGGTGGCAATCGGCCTGGGCGCGGCCAAGCTGATCCAGCCATTCTTCGGCATCGAGAATGTCGACCTCGTCTTCCTCACCGCCGTGGTCGGCGCCGCGGCGCGTTACGGCCTGTGGCCGTCGCTGCTGGCCAGCGTCGCCGCCTCGCTGTGCTACAATTTCTTCTTTCTGCCGCCGGTCTATACTTTCACCATCACCGACCCGACCAATGTCGCGGCGTTCTTCTTCTTCATGCTGATCGCGCTGATCGTCTCCAACGTCGCGGCGCGGGTGCGCATCCAGGCCGACACCGCGATCGGCCGCGTCCGCACCACCGAATCGCTCTACGCCTTCAGCCGCAAGCTTGCCGGCACCGCGACGCTCGATGACGTGCTGTGGGCGACCGCCTACCAGATCGCGCTGATGCTCAAGGTGCGCGTGGTATTGCTGCTGCCGGAGGACGGGATGCTGACCGTCAAGACCGGCTATCCGCCGGAAGACCAGCTCGATCAGGCCGACCTTGCCGCCGCCAACTGGGCCTGGGGCAACGATCGCCCGGCCGGCCGCGGCTCGGACACGTTGCCGGGGGGAAAGCGGCTGTTCCTGCCGATGCGCACCGGCCGCGGCCCGATCGGGGTGATCGGTATCGACGACGATCGCACCGGGCCGCTGCTGACGCCGGACCAGCGCCGGCTGCTCGACGCGCTGGTCGATCAGGGCGCGCTGGCGATCGAGCGCGTGCTGCTGGTCGAGGACATGGATCGGGTCAAGCGCACCGTCGAATCCGATCGGCTGCGCGGTGCGCTCTTGACCTCGATCTCGCATGATCTGAAGACGCCGCTCGCCTCGGTGCTCGGCTCGGCCTCGGCGCTGCGCGATCTCGGCGCCAGCCTGAGCGATGCCCAGAAGCATGATTTGCTCGCCACCGTGATCGACGAATCCGAGCGGCTGAACCGCTTCATCGCCAATCTGCTCGACATGACCAAGCTGGAATCCGGCGCGATCGTGCCGAACACGGCGCGGCACGATGTCGGCGAAATCGTCGGCAGCGCGTTGCGCCGGGCGGGCAAGATCCTGGTGCACCACCGGGTGTCGCTGGAGCTCGCAGCCGACCTGCCGATGCTGGAGCTCGACGCCGTGCTGTTCGAGCAGGTGCTGTTCAACCTGCTCGACAACGCCGCCAAATATGCCCCGTCGGACACCACGATCTCGATCCGCGGCGGCCGCGACCGTGACGCGGTGACGCTGCAGATCCTCGATGAAGGCAACGGCATTCCGGCCACCGAGCTCGAAAGCGTGTTCGACAAGTTCTATCGCGCCGAGAAGGGCGACCATGTCCGCCCCGGCACCGGCCTCGGCCTTGCGATCTCGCGCGGCTTCGTCGAGGCGATGCGCGGCACGATCGCGGCGGCCAACCGATCCGACCGGACCGGCGCCGTCATCACCATCCGCCTGCCTGTTACGGCCGACACCACCGCGCTGGACACCGCTGCATGA
- a CDS encoding K(+)-transporting ATPase subunit F, with translation MIFDYSLAGLVSLGLLFYLTYALLRPERF, from the coding sequence ATGATCTTCGATTACTCGCTCGCCGGCCTCGTCTCGCTCGGCCTGTTGTTCTACCTCACCTACGCATTGCTGCGGCCCGAACGCTTCTAG
- a CDS encoding Ku protein, whose translation MAAPRAYWKGTLKLSLVSCPVALYPASTAVEKTRFHMINRETGNRLKQQMVDAETGDVVEGDQKGSGYKVRKGKYVEIEKDELEAVQIDSNHTIDIDSFVPEGEIDKRYLDHPYYIRPDGKAGADAFAVIRDAMKDQDRVALARIVLTNREHVIAIEPLDKGMLGTTLRYPYEVRDADDYFDDIKSPKVTKDIIELAGHILNSKVARFDPSKFRDEYETALKALVRRKAAGKPIKAVEREEKPSNVVNLMDALKQSLKDRKGGAKRAHSSARRPASHRRAAKKAHRSGARSRKAG comes from the coding sequence CTCGACGGCGGTCGAGAAGACACGCTTTCACATGATCAATCGGGAGACCGGCAACCGGCTGAAGCAGCAGATGGTCGATGCCGAGACCGGCGACGTCGTCGAGGGCGACCAGAAGGGCAGCGGCTACAAGGTCCGCAAGGGCAAATATGTCGAGATCGAGAAGGACGAGCTCGAGGCGGTCCAGATCGACAGCAACCACACCATCGATATTGATTCCTTCGTGCCCGAGGGCGAGATCGACAAGCGCTATCTCGACCACCCCTATTACATCAGGCCCGACGGCAAGGCCGGCGCCGACGCGTTCGCGGTGATCCGCGACGCCATGAAGGACCAGGATCGGGTCGCGCTGGCACGCATCGTGCTGACCAACCGTGAGCACGTGATCGCGATCGAGCCGCTCGACAAGGGCATGCTCGGCACCACCCTGCGCTACCCGTACGAAGTCCGTGATGCCGACGATTATTTCGACGACATCAAGAGCCCGAAGGTCACCAAGGACATAATCGAACTTGCCGGCCACATCCTCAACAGCAAGGTCGCGCGTTTCGACCCATCGAAATTCAGGGACGAGTACGAGACCGCGTTGAAAGCGCTGGTACGCCGCAAGGCCGCCGGCAAGCCGATCAAGGCCGTCGAGCGTGAGGAGAAGCCCAGCAATGTCGTCAATCTGATGGATGCCCTGAAGCAGAGCCTGAAAGACCGGAAAGGCGGCGCGAAGCGCGCGCACTCCAGTGCGCGCCGCCCGGCCTCGCACCGCCGTGCCGCGAAGAAGGCGCACCGGTCCGGTGCGCGGTCGCGAAAAGCTGGTTGA
- the kdpA gene encoding potassium-transporting ATPase subunit KdpA: MTVIGWIQIILFCAIVVALVKPLGWYMTRVFNGERTFLSPVLRPIERGIYWVGGVDERREQHWLTYTVTMLLFHVGGFALIYGLMRLQAVLPFNPAGQSAVAEDLSFNTAISFITNTNWQNYGGESTLSYLVQMLGLTHQNFLSAATGIALAMALIRGFTRSSMRTVGNFWVDVTRCTLYVLLPICIVYALFLVWQGMPQTLGAYVDATTLEGGKQTIALGPVASQVAIKMLGTNGGGFFNANAAHPFENPTALSNLVQMISIFALGAAMTNVFGRMVGNERQGWAIFAVMGILFVAGVVVTYWAEANGTSTLQALGLTGGNMEGKEVRFGIVASSLFAVVTTAASCGAVNAMHDSFTALGGMIPLINMQLGEVIIGGVGAGFYGMLLFVVLAIFVAGLMVGRTPEYVGKKIEAREVKMAMLAILVLPLMYLGWTAVGVVLPSAVASMANAGPHGFTEVLYAFTSATGNNGSAFGGLTGNTLFYNLTLASAMFVGRFFMIVPAMAIAGSLVEKKSIPASAGTFPTTGGLFVGLVIGVILIIGGLTFFPALALGPIVEHLAMNANNLF, translated from the coding sequence ATGACCGTCATCGGCTGGATTCAAATTATTCTCTTCTGCGCGATCGTGGTCGCGCTGGTCAAGCCGCTCGGCTGGTACATGACCCGCGTGTTCAACGGCGAGCGCACCTTCCTCTCGCCTGTGCTGCGTCCGATCGAGCGCGGCATCTACTGGGTCGGCGGAGTCGACGAGCGGCGCGAGCAGCACTGGCTGACCTATACGGTCACCATGCTGCTGTTCCATGTCGGCGGCTTCGCCCTGATCTACGGCCTGATGCGGCTGCAGGCGGTGCTGCCGTTCAACCCGGCCGGACAGTCCGCGGTGGCCGAGGACCTCTCCTTCAACACCGCGATCTCCTTCATCACCAACACCAACTGGCAGAATTACGGCGGCGAGAGCACGCTGTCCTATCTGGTCCAGATGCTCGGCCTGACCCACCAGAACTTCCTGTCGGCGGCAACCGGCATCGCGCTCGCGATGGCGCTGATCCGCGGCTTCACCCGCTCGTCGATGCGCACGGTCGGCAATTTCTGGGTCGACGTCACGCGCTGCACGCTCTATGTGCTGCTGCCGATCTGCATCGTCTATGCGCTGTTCCTGGTCTGGCAGGGTATGCCGCAGACGCTCGGCGCCTATGTCGACGCCACCACGCTGGAAGGCGGCAAGCAGACCATCGCGCTCGGCCCGGTGGCCTCGCAGGTCGCGATCAAGATGCTCGGCACCAATGGCGGCGGCTTCTTCAACGCCAACGCCGCGCATCCGTTCGAGAACCCGACGGCGCTGTCGAACCTCGTGCAAATGATCTCGATCTTCGCGCTTGGCGCGGCGATGACCAACGTGTTCGGCCGCATGGTCGGCAACGAGCGCCAGGGCTGGGCGATCTTCGCCGTGATGGGCATCCTGTTCGTCGCCGGCGTTGTCGTCACCTACTGGGCGGAAGCCAACGGCACCTCGACGCTGCAGGCGCTTGGCCTGACCGGTGGCAACATGGAGGGCAAGGAGGTCCGCTTCGGCATCGTCGCGTCCTCGCTGTTCGCCGTCGTCACCACTGCCGCCTCCTGCGGCGCGGTCAACGCCATGCATGACAGCTTCACCGCGCTCGGCGGCATGATCCCGCTGATCAACATGCAGCTCGGCGAAGTCATCATCGGCGGCGTCGGCGCCGGCTTCTACGGCATGCTGCTGTTCGTCGTGCTGGCGATCTTCGTCGCCGGCCTGATGGTCGGCCGCACGCCTGAGTATGTCGGCAAGAAGATCGAGGCGCGCGAGGTCAAGATGGCGATGCTCGCGATCCTGGTGCTGCCGCTGATGTATCTCGGCTGGACCGCGGTCGGCGTGGTGCTGCCGTCGGCGGTGGCCTCGATGGCCAATGCCGGGCCGCACGGCTTCACCGAGGTCCTCTATGCCTTCACCTCGGCGACCGGCAATAACGGCTCGGCGTTCGGGGGCCTGACCGGCAACACCCTGTTCTACAACCTGACGCTTGCGTCTGCGATGTTCGTCGGCCGCTTCTTCATGATCGTGCCGGCGATGGCGATCGCGGGATCGCTGGTCGAGAAGAAGTCGATCCCGGCCTCGGCGGGCACGTTCCCGACCACCGGCGGCCTGTTCGTCGGCCTTGTCATCGGCGTCATCCTGATCATCGGCGGCCTGACCTTCTTCCCGGCGCTGGCGCTCGGGCCGATCGTCGAGCACCTCGCCATGAACGCCAACAACCTGTTTTGA
- the dapA gene encoding 4-hydroxy-tetrahydrodipicolinate synthase yields the protein MTAKAVTAKAASKADTAEWLSGFIPDLPTPFNHQGEIDAEAFGRLCERQISAGATALVVGETAGESSTLEPAERVQLVRIAAGIARKRVRIIAGAGSNATDRAVTFTRAAAAAGADAIMSVVPYYNKPMPQGMAAHFQAVTAATTLPVILHDIPSRTVKGLTDETLLELAAAPRIVGLRDGGGDVARLARLRPRLPATFRMLTGDDNSSLAYMAAGGDGCISAVANVAPDLYVAVHRHFREGRLYQARELHQRLVQLATLLEGEHPAALKFALALLGFMQPSTRLPIVQLNGSAKAELAQAMAELADEYLAAAH from the coding sequence ATGACTGCGAAAGCGGTGACTGCGAAAGCGGCTTCGAAAGCGGACACGGCCGAATGGCTGTCGGGCTTCATCCCCGATCTTCCGACCCCCTTCAACCATCAGGGCGAGATCGACGCCGAGGCGTTCGGCCGGCTGTGCGAGCGTCAGATCTCGGCCGGCGCGACCGCGCTGGTGGTCGGCGAGACCGCGGGCGAAAGCTCGACGCTTGAGCCCGCGGAGCGCGTGCAGTTGGTTCGCATCGCGGCCGGCATCGCGCGCAAGCGGGTCCGCATCATCGCCGGCGCCGGCTCGAACGCAACCGATCGTGCCGTCACGTTCACCCGGGCCGCGGCGGCGGCCGGCGCCGACGCTATCATGTCGGTCGTGCCCTATTACAACAAGCCGATGCCACAGGGCATGGCGGCGCATTTCCAGGCCGTCACCGCGGCCACCACGCTGCCGGTGATCCTGCACGACATCCCGTCGCGAACGGTGAAGGGCCTCACCGACGAGACGCTGCTCGAGCTCGCCGCCGCGCCACGCATCGTGGGATTGCGTGACGGCGGGGGCGACGTCGCCCGCCTGGCGCGCCTGCGCCCACGCCTGCCGGCAACGTTCCGGATGCTGACGGGGGACGACAATTCATCGCTCGCCTATATGGCGGCCGGCGGCGATGGCTGCATCTCGGCCGTGGCGAACGTCGCGCCCGATCTGTATGTGGCCGTTCACCGGCATTTCCGCGAAGGACGGTTGTATCAGGCGCGGGAGCTGCACCAGCGGCTGGTGCAGCTCGCGACGCTGCTGGAGGGCGAGCATCCCGCCGCACTGAAATTCGCGCTGGCGCTGCTCGGGTTCATGCAGCCGTCGACGCGGCTGCCGATCGTCCAACTCAACGGATCGGCGAAGGCCGAACTCGCGCAGGCGATGGCCGAGCTTGCCGACGAATACCTCGCCGCCGCGCATTGA
- a CDS encoding K(+)-transporting ATPase subunit C, whose translation MLREIRPAILVLVLLTAITGLAYPLAITGIAGVIFPRQAQGSLIEKDGKVIGSALIGQEFKEDKYFHGRPSATLAPDPNDSSKTVPAPYNAANSGGSNLGPTSKALNDRIKEDVEKLKAENPTATVPVDLVTTSASGLDPDISPDAALFQVPRVAKARSMSEDAVRQLVTQNTQGRFAGVLGEPRVNVLALNLALDAANAK comes from the coding sequence ATGTTGAGAGAAATCCGCCCCGCCATTCTCGTACTGGTCCTGCTGACCGCGATCACGGGCCTTGCCTATCCGCTCGCCATCACCGGGATCGCCGGCGTCATCTTTCCGAGGCAGGCGCAAGGCAGCCTGATCGAGAAGGACGGCAAGGTGATCGGCTCCGCCCTGATCGGGCAGGAGTTCAAGGAGGACAAATACTTCCACGGCCGGCCGTCGGCAACGCTCGCGCCCGATCCGAACGATTCCTCCAAGACCGTGCCGGCGCCGTACAACGCGGCCAATTCTGGCGGCTCCAACCTCGGCCCGACCAGCAAGGCGCTGAATGACCGCATCAAGGAGGACGTCGAGAAGCTGAAGGCGGAGAACCCGACAGCGACGGTGCCGGTCGATCTCGTCACCACGTCGGCCAGCGGTCTCGATCCCGACATCTCGCCGGACGCCGCGTTGTTCCAGGTGCCGCGGGTCGCCAAGGCGCGCAGCATGTCCGAGGATGCGGTGCGGCAGCTGGTGACGCAGAACACCCAGGGCCGCTTTGCCGGCGTGCTGGGTGAGCCCCGCGTTAACGTTCTTGCGCTCAACCTGGCGCTGGACGCGGCAAACGCGAAATAG
- the kdpB gene encoding potassium-transporting ATPase subunit KdpB codes for METMKLQKQVTASTMLDPKILVPAIWSAFVKLDPRLMAKNPVMFVVEVVAALTTVIFVRDLVTGGANLGFTFQIILWLWFTVLFANFAEAVAEGRGKAQAESLKKTRTESQAKLLTGTDRTYRMVPGTSLKVGDVVLVEAGDNIPSDGEVIEGVASVNEAAITGESAPVIRESGGDRSAVTGGTQVLSDWIRVRITAAQGSTFIDRMIKLVEGAERQKTPNEIALNILLAGLTIIFVFATVTIPSYAAYAGGSISVVVLVALFVTLIPTTIGALLSAIGIAGMDRLVRFNVLAMSGRAVEAAGDVDTLLLDKTGTITLGNRQATAFRPIRGVSEQDLADAAQLASLADETPEGRSIVVLAKEKYGIRGRDMHELAATFVPFTAQTRMSGIDAGSSSIRKGAVDAILSYVDGGSPRTVASGNTVRAVAATMSAEAREIQSIADEIAKAGGTPLAVAKDGKLLGVVHLKDIVKGGIRERFAELRRMGIRTVMITGDNPMTAAAIAAEAGVDDFLAQATPEDKLKLIRDEQSKGKLVAMCGDGTNDAPALAQADVGVAMNTGTQAAREAGNMVDLDSNPTKLIEVVEIGKQLLMTRGALTTFSIANDVAKYFAIIPAMFLAFYPQLEVLNVMRLTSPQSAILSAIIFNALIIIALIPLALKGVKYRAVGAGALLGRNLMIYGLGGIIIPFIGIKAIDLIVAALGLA; via the coding sequence ATGGAAACCATGAAACTGCAGAAGCAGGTGACGGCGTCGACCATGCTCGACCCGAAGATCCTGGTGCCGGCGATCTGGTCGGCGTTCGTCAAGCTCGATCCTCGCCTGATGGCGAAGAACCCCGTGATGTTCGTCGTCGAGGTCGTGGCCGCGCTGACCACCGTGATCTTCGTGCGCGACCTCGTCACCGGCGGCGCCAACCTCGGCTTCACCTTCCAGATCATCCTCTGGCTCTGGTTCACGGTGCTGTTCGCCAATTTCGCCGAAGCCGTCGCTGAAGGCCGCGGCAAGGCGCAGGCGGAATCGCTGAAGAAGACCCGCACCGAGAGCCAGGCCAAGCTGCTCACCGGCACCGACCGGACCTATCGCATGGTGCCCGGCACCTCGCTGAAGGTCGGCGACGTCGTGCTGGTCGAGGCCGGCGACAACATCCCGTCCGACGGCGAGGTGATCGAGGGCGTGGCCTCGGTCAATGAGGCGGCGATCACGGGTGAATCCGCGCCGGTCATCCGCGAATCCGGCGGCGACCGTTCGGCGGTCACCGGCGGCACCCAGGTGCTGTCGGACTGGATCCGCGTCCGCATCACCGCGGCGCAGGGCTCGACCTTCATCGACCGCATGATCAAGCTGGTGGAGGGCGCCGAGCGGCAGAAGACGCCGAACGAGATCGCGCTCAACATCCTGCTCGCGGGCCTCACCATCATCTTCGTGTTCGCCACGGTGACGATCCCGAGCTACGCGGCCTATGCCGGCGGCTCGATCTCGGTCGTGGTGCTGGTGGCGCTGTTCGTCACGCTGATCCCGACCACGATCGGCGCGCTGCTGTCGGCGATCGGCATCGCCGGCATGGACCGCCTGGTGCGCTTCAACGTGCTGGCGATGTCCGGCCGTGCGGTGGAAGCCGCCGGCGACGTCGACACGCTGCTCCTGGACAAGACCGGCACCATCACGCTCGGCAACCGCCAGGCGACGGCGTTCCGCCCGATCCGCGGCGTCTCCGAGCAGGACCTTGCCGACGCGGCGCAGCTCGCCTCGCTCGCCGACGAAACGCCGGAGGGCCGCTCGATCGTGGTGCTCGCCAAGGAGAAGTACGGCATCCGCGGCCGCGACATGCACGAGCTCGCCGCGACCTTCGTGCCGTTCACCGCGCAGACCCGCATGAGCGGCATCGATGCCGGCTCCTCGTCGATCCGCAAGGGCGCGGTCGACGCGATCCTCAGCTATGTCGACGGCGGCTCGCCCCGCACGGTCGCATCGGGCAACACCGTTCGTGCGGTCGCGGCGACGATGAGCGCGGAAGCGCGCGAGATACAGTCGATCGCCGACGAGATCGCCAAGGCCGGCGGCACGCCGCTGGCCGTCGCCAAGGACGGCAAGCTGCTCGGCGTCGTGCACCTGAAGGACATCGTCAAGGGCGGCATCCGTGAGCGCTTTGCTGAGCTGCGCCGCATGGGCATCCGCACCGTGATGATCACCGGCGACAATCCGATGACCGCAGCCGCGATCGCGGCCGAGGCCGGCGTCGACGACTTCCTGGCGCAGGCAACGCCCGAGGACAAGCTCAAGCTGATCCGCGACGAGCAATCCAAGGGCAAGCTGGTCGCGATGTGCGGCGACGGCACCAACGACGCGCCGGCGCTGGCGCAGGCCGATGTCGGCGTCGCCATGAACACCGGCACGCAGGCCGCCCGCGAGGCAGGCAACATGGTCGACCTCGACTCCAACCCGACCAAGCTGATCGAGGTGGTCGAGATCGGCAAGCAGCTGCTGATGACCCGCGGCGCGCTGACCACGTTCTCGATCGCCAACGACGTCGCGAAGTATTTTGCGATCATCCCGGCGATGTTCCTCGCGTTCTATCCGCAGCTCGAGGTGTTGAACGTGATGCGGCTGACAAGTCCGCAGAGCGCGATCCTGTCGGCGATCATCTTCAACGCGCTGATCATCATTGCGCTGATTCCGCTGGCGCTGAAGGGCGTCAAGTATCGCGCGGTCGGTGCCGGCGCGCTGCTCGGCCGCAACCTGATGATCTACGGCCTCGGCGGCATCATCATCCCGTTCATCGGCATCAAGGCGATCGACCTCATCGTCGCCGCCCTGGGCCTGGCGTAA
- a CDS encoding response regulator, which produces MNAIPIKVLVIDDEPPIRKLLRMGLSTQGYDILEASNGKLALEMLGEGPALIILDLGLPDIQGHDLLRMIRGRNESVPIVVLSSRGDEAGKVQALDLGADDYLTKPFGMDELLARLRAALRHQLQVQGERPVFRSGDLSVDLVRRIVKVGDKEIKLSPKEYDLLRVLVQHAGKVLTHRFLLKELWDELTDAQYLRVYVRQLRQKIEADPERPQFVLTETGIGYRLRAAD; this is translated from the coding sequence ATGAATGCTATCCCCATCAAGGTCCTGGTCATCGACGATGAGCCGCCGATCCGCAAGCTGTTGCGGATGGGGCTGAGCACACAGGGCTACGACATCCTCGAGGCCTCCAACGGCAAGCTGGCGCTGGAGATGCTGGGCGAGGGGCCGGCGCTGATCATCCTCGATCTCGGATTGCCCGACATCCAGGGCCACGATCTGCTGCGCATGATCCGCGGCCGCAACGAGAGCGTCCCTATCGTGGTGCTGTCGAGCCGCGGCGACGAGGCCGGCAAGGTGCAGGCGCTCGATCTCGGCGCCGACGATTACCTGACCAAGCCGTTCGGCATGGATGAATTGCTGGCGCGGCTGCGCGCGGCGCTGCGCCACCAGTTGCAGGTGCAGGGCGAGCGTCCGGTGTTTCGCTCCGGCGATCTCTCAGTCGATCTGGTGCGCCGGATCGTCAAGGTCGGCGACAAGGAGATCAAGCTGTCGCCGAAGGAATACGACCTGCTGCGCGTGCTGGTGCAGCACGCTGGCAAGGTGCTGACCCACCGCTTCCTGCTGAAGGAATTATGGGACGAACTGACCGACGCGCAATATCTGCGCGTCTATGTGCGCCAGCTGCGTCAGAAGATCGAGGCCGATCCCGAACGCCCGCAATTCGTGCTGACCGAGACCGGCATCGGCTATCGGCTGCGCGCGGCGGACTGA